The genomic segment GGCAACCCGGCGCTCGACGCCTTCCTCCTCGAGCGCCTGCACGATGGCGGCAAGTTCTACCTCCTGATCAGCGGGACGACGGACGGCCGGACGGACCTGGTGCTGGACGTCGTCCTGCACGCCTCGATGGGGTACAACACCGGTCTGTTCTGAGACGCGGGGAGCGGCCGGGCAGCCTGCCTAACCGCGTTGACACGCCCTAGTTTTTCAGCGTGGCCATCCTGCAGGCGCTGATCAGCTATCTGGGCAAGTCGGCGGGCAAGGCTCTGAACGCCATCTTCGGCTGGGCCGTCCTGGCATTGTTCGGCACCACCTCCGCGAAGGAACAAACGCTGCTTTCGGCGGTGGTCGCGGCTGCCGCGGCATGGCCCATCCTGCTGCTCGGCGTGATCGTTCCCAAGATCGCGCTGCTCATCGTCGCATTCGTTCCGATGGGCAAGTCGGTGCCGAGCTTCTGGCTGCGACTGATCTGGATCGCGCTCGCCGTCCTGGTGCCCATCGTCGTCGGCAGCGTGGTGGCGAAGCGCGGCTCGCAGGAGACGATGCCGGAGCCGGGCTGGAAGAAGTTCCTGCGCGGCTTTCCGGTCACGCTCGCGCTCGCCTGCGCCTTCCTGCTCATGCTGGTGGTCGCGCCGATCCTGCGCATTGCCACGGTGATCCGCCGCCGCGAGATCGTGCGCATTCCGGCAGTGATGGACAAAGGGATCACGGCGCTGACGATGGCGGCCTTGGCCGACACGCTGGAGCGTCACGGCATCGCGCTGCGCTCGGCGAAGGCGCCCTGGTACCAGACGGCACCGGCGAAGATCCTGCTCAAGATCGGCGGGCGCCCGTTCGCGGCGATGGCCAGCGAGCACGTCGAATACCGGCGCAATCCGCAGCTCGAGCTGACGGTCCTGCCCAACGAGACCATCCTGCGCGGCGTCCCCGTGTTGGTCGGCCAGGCGCGGGCCCTCTGCACGGAGGTGTACGGACCGCGGCCGATCATCCAGACCTTCGACGCGGGCGCGCGCGAGCTGGAGTGGCACGCGAAGCGGGTATGGGCCATCTACCTCGAGCAGCCGGACGCGCACGAGCGATCCGACGTGCTCGAGCATCGCGTGACGGAGCTCTCGGCGCAGCTGTCGCGCCTCAACCTGCCCTGGGACGAGTGGCAGATCATCTACCGCCTGCTCCTGCAGGTGGACCGCGCCGTGCACGGCGACGAGCCGCTGCTCGAGCACGCACAACGAGTGGAGGAGAGGGACATGGCGGACGAGAAGGCGCTGCCTGCGCCGCGCAACATCGAGAAGCTCCCCGCACGACGACAGGGGTTGCAGACAACGGTTCCCATGTCGGTCGAGGGGATGTCGAACCGCGAGCTGATCGGGCACGTGATCGAAAACGCGACCCAGCTCGCCAAGAAAGAGATCGAGCTGGCCAAGTCCGAGCTGCGCGCCGACGTGAAGAAGGAAGTGGCGATGGTGAAGGGGCTCGGCGTGGCCGGCCTCTGCGCGATCTGGGCGGTGAGCCTGATGCTCGTCGCCATCGCGCTCGCTCTCGGGAACGTCATTCCGGAGTGGGCGGCGGCGCTGATCGTCGCCGGCGTGGTGCTCGCGGTAGGGACGGTGGCCGGCCTGGTCGGGTGGGGAAAGCGGGTCAAGAAGCCGCTGGAGGCGACGCGGCGCAGCCTCAAGGAGGACGCACTGTGGGCGAAGGAACGTCTGGCGTGAAAGAGGGGAACGGCGCGGCGTCCGCTGCTCAGGAGCGCGCTCCACGGGAGATCGAGCGCGATATCGAGCAGCTGCGCACGCGCCTCGACCGCTCGCTGGCGGAGTTGGATCGGCGCCGCCACGAGCTGATGAACGTGAAGCTGCAGATGCGCAAGCATCCGGTGGTCTTCATCGGTGCCGGCGCGGTGGTGGTGCTGCTGCTGGGAGGAGTCGGGTTCGCGATCTACCGCTCGCACAAGCGGGAGGAGATCCCCCAGAAGGCGAAGCGGCTGCGGATTGCCATCGGGCGCGCGGTGGACGAGCCGCACAAGGTGGCGCGCGGCGACGCGCCGGTCTGGGAGAAGATCGTCGCCGCCGTGGGGACCACCATCGCGGTGAGCCTGACGAAGAAGATCATCGAGCGGACCTGGAACGAAACAGTCCAGCCGTCACGCAGCCGCTGATCTCCTGCGCGAGGGGATGCGTACCGTTCCGATCCTGATCGCCGCGCACGTCTGCTCGATGCTCGGGTTCTCCACGTTCGCGGCGCTGCTCCCGCAGCTTCGCGACGAGTGGTCGCTCAGCAACGCGCAGGCGGGCATCGTGGGCGGGGTGTTCTTTGGCGGGTACATCGCCTCGGTCTCGTACTGGACCGCGCTGACGGATCGGGGCGATGGGCGGAGGGTCTACGCCGTGGGCAGTCTCGTCGCTGCCGCCGCCAGCGCGGGTTTCGGGTGGCTCGCGAGAGGATTTGCCAGCGCGCTCCTTTTCCAGGCGCTGCTGGGCGTCGGGATCGCCGGCACGTACATGCCCGGGCTGCGGCTGCTCTCGGACCGGATCTCCGGATCGAAGCAGAGCCGATCCATCGCCTTCTACACGGCGTCCTTCGGCCTCGGAACGGCGCTGTCGCTGGCGCTGGCGGGCGCCGTCGCATCGCGCGCCGGCTGGAAGGCGGCGTTCCTGGTCGCCGCCGTGGGACCGCTGATCGCCGGCACTCTGGTGGTCGCGCTCCTGACTCCGCTCCAGCAGGCGGGAGCGCCGGGGCGATCGATGGCGTTGATCCCGTTTGCCTCGTGGGGACCCATCCTGCGGCAGCGAGAGGTGGCCGGGTACATCGTCGGCTATGCGGTGCATTGCCTGGAGCTGTTCGGGTCCCGCAGCTGGATGGTCGCTTTCCTCACCTTCTGCGCCGGCTTGCGCGCGGGCGGGCCAGGATTTCCCTGGAGCGCCCAGTCGATCGCCGCCGTCGTCAATCTCATGGCGGTGCCGGCGTCGATCGCGGGAAACGAGATCGCGCTGCAGGTGGGTCGCCGCAAATGGATCCTGCTGGCGATGGCCGCGTCGGGCGCAAGCGGAATCGTGCTCGGGTTTTCGGCCCGCTGGCACTGGATCGTGGTGCTGGCGATCCTGGCGGCGTACTCGATGATGGTGATGGCGGAGTCGGCGACGCTCACGGCGGGGCTCGTCGCGGCGTCTCCGCCGGAGCTGCGCGGCTCGGCGATGGGCCTCTATTCGCTCGCCGGATTCGGCGGCGGGATGCTCGGTCCGGTGATCTTCGGCGCTGCGCTCGACGTCGCGGGTGGCGCCGCGAGCACCACGGCCTGGGTCGTCGCATATGCGGCGATCGGCAGCGGCTGCCTCGCGGCCCCCGTGGTGGCGCGCTGGTTCGCTCGAAACTAACCCTGGGCCCGGTCTTCGAGCAGTAGCGTCTTGATGTCGTTGAGCAAGACCTGCGTCTGCAGAAACGACGTGCTGTAGATCTCCCGCACCGAGCCGCGCCGATCGATGAGGAACACCTTCAGCACGTGCGAGAGCGAGCCGGTGCCCGCGCGCGGCATCCACACATCCTGACCGAGGCCGCGCAGGAGCGGCTCGGTCTCGCTGCGCGAGCGGGTGGTGAGGAAGTGCCATGGCACTCCGCCGCCGCCCGACACGAATCCGCGGCGGTACGCGCGCATGACCGCGGGGGTGTCGTGATCCGGATCGAAGCTGAGGCTGACGAAGCGCAGCTCCGGAACCAATCCGGGCTGCTCGTCGATGCGCTCCTTCAGCTCTTTCATTCGATGCGTTGCGAGCGGACAGCCCATCCCGTCGGTGCACTTCGTGTAGATGAGGCTCAGGACCGTCACCTTGCCGGTGGTGAACTGCGAGAACGGCCGGGCCTTGCCTTGCGCATCGAGGACTGTCCCCGCAGGCGCGGAGATGATGTGCTGCAGCTTGTACGTACCCGGCGCAGGAGGCGCGAAGTCCTGCGCCAGCGCCGCCGCCGAGGCAAGCAGCAGAGCCAGGGGGCCTGGTGTCTTCATCATTGGGAGTCGAATGCCGTCTTCAACGCCTTCGACCCGAGCTTCATGTGGTGGGCGCGCCCGAGCTTCTGCTGGAGGAAGTCGACTTCGAACGCCTGGGTCAGCTCCTTGCCGTCCCACTTGAACCCGCGGAGGAACTGCTCGTTGTCGGCGCCCTTCTTGTCCCAGTTCGCGAGCAGCGACGAGGTGATATAGACGCGCTTGCCGTCCCAGCTCTGCGAGATCATGTTCACCTGCTTCCCCGTCGCCTTCTCGTAGGCCTGGACCGGCTTCTCCGGATTGCTGAGGTCGAAGTACCGGGTCTTGCCGTCCATGAATGTGTTGACCCAGAGCCCCTTTCCGTCCGCGCTGATGCTGATGTCCACCGGCAAGGGGATCTTCGCCGGATCACCGATGTCGGCGACGG from the Deltaproteobacteria bacterium genome contains:
- a CDS encoding phage holin family protein, producing MSVEGMSNRELIGHVIENATQLAKKEIELAKSELRADVKKEVAMVKGLGVAGLCAIWAVSLMLVAIALALGNVIPEWAAALIVAGVVLAVGTVAGLVGWGKRVKKPLEATRRSLKEDALWAKERLA
- a CDS encoding MFS transporter, producing the protein MRTVPILIAAHVCSMLGFSTFAALLPQLRDEWSLSNAQAGIVGGVFFGGYIASVSYWTALTDRGDGRRVYAVGSLVAAAASAGFGWLARGFASALLFQALLGVGIAGTYMPGLRLLSDRISGSKQSRSIAFYTASFGLGTALSLALAGAVASRAGWKAAFLVAAVGPLIAGTLVVALLTPLQQAGAPGRSMALIPFASWGPILRQREVAGYIVGYAVHCLELFGSRSWMVAFLTFCAGLRAGGPGFPWSAQSIAAVVNLMAVPASIAGNEIALQVGRRKWILLAMAASGASGIVLGFSARWHWIVVLAILAAYSMMVMAESATLTAGLVAASPPELRGSAMGLYSLAGFGGGMLGPVIFGAALDVAGGAASTTAWVVAYAAIGSGCLAAPVVARWFARN
- a CDS encoding SCO family protein gives rise to the protein MMKTPGPLALLLASAAALAQDFAPPAPGTYKLQHIISAPAGTVLDAQGKARPFSQFTTGKVTVLSLIYTKCTDGMGCPLATHRMKELKERIDEQPGLVPELRFVSLSFDPDHDTPAVMRAYRRGFVSGGGGVPWHFLTTRSRSETEPLLRGLGQDVWMPRAGTGSLSHVLKVFLIDRRGSVREIYSTSFLQTQVLLNDIKTLLLEDRAQG